The nucleotide sequence GGACGTTGAGGCAGACGGCGTCGACGTTTTTGGAGGAGAGCGCTTTTTTGGCGTTTTCAAGGGCGCTGCTTTCGTCGAACTCCGCCTTGAAGGCGACGCTCTTGATCCCCTCTTTGTCGACGGAACCGATCAGGTCGCGGTTCTGGACGAGCTCGGGCGACCAGGCGATACCCAGGGCCTCTTTTTTCAGTTTCCCCTGCTGGGGGTGGGCCGGGACGTAGTCACTGACGGCGGCGGCCATGAAGAGGTAGGGGGTCTTCTGGATCAGGTGGATCGGTTCGTCGGTAATGAGCGAGGGCTTGCTCATCATCCCTTTCTTCGCGACGCGGATGGAGTCGGTGAGGTACTCGGCCATCTCTTCGCTCCCCTCGACGTCGAGGGTATGCATGCTCTCGGGGAGGCCGTCATCGAAACGGGTTGCGATCAGGTTGACGTCCGCGCCGCGGAGGTAGAGCGCCGTGGCGAGGGCGGAGGCCATCTTCCCGCTGGAGAAGTTGGAGAGGTAGCGGACGTCGTCGAGCCGCTCGACGGTGCCGCCGCCGGTGACGATGACGCGGCGGTGGCTCCAGAAGTCGTTTTTGAGCAGCAGGCGTGCGCTCTGCCAGAAAAGCTCCAGCGGTTCGGCCATGGCGCCGTCGCCGGTGGTCTGGCAGGCAAGCTCTTTCGTCTGGGTCCGTACGATCTCGTAGTTGGCGACGCCGAGCATCTTCAGGTTGGCCTGGGTGATGGGGTGCTTGATCATGTTGGTGTTGGCCGAAGGGGCCAGCAGTTTGACGCCTGGGAAGGCGAGGGCGCACTGCAGCAGGAGGTTGTCCGCGATGGCGTTGGCCAGCTTCGCGATGGTGTTGGCACTGGCGGGGGCGATGACCATCAGGTCCGCGTCCTCAGTGCTCTGGATATGGTTGTGGCGGCTTACCCACGATTCATTGCCGCTGTGCAGCACTTCGTTGCGGCTGAGGGTCTCGAAGCTGAGCGGCGTGACGAATTTTTTCGCCGCATCGGTCATGACGACCTTGACCTCCGCGCCGGCCTTGACGTAGAGGCGTACGAGTTCCAGTGCCTTGTAGGCGGCGATGGAGCCGCTGACGCCGAGAAGGATGCGTTTGCCTGCGAGGAGGTCGGAGGGGATGGTCATGATTTAGCCTTGCCGAAGAACTTGTGGTAGAAGTTTTTGACGATCTTCATCGGGGTGCGGCTGACGACGAGGACGCCGGAATCGATCTTCGTCCCCGTGACCGTCGTGCCCGCGGCGATCATGACGTCGTCTTCGATCTCGCAGGGAGCCACGATCTGCGTATCGGAACCGACGAAGACGTTCTTACCGATTTTCGTTTTGTATTTCGCCTTGCCGTCGTAGTTGCAGGTGATGGTGCCCGCACCAATGTTGGTGCCCTCGTCGATTTCCGCGTCGCCGAGGTAGCTGAGGTGCCCCGCCTTGACGCCGCGCAGGGTCGCTTTTTTCGTCTCGACAAAGTTGCCGATGTGGGTACCGTAAAGTTCGCTGCCCGGGCGCAGGTGCGCCATCGGCCCGCAGTCGGAGTCGACCATGAGCGAATCCTCGACGACGGAGTGCGCCTTGATGCGGGAGTGCTCGATGCGGCTGCTCCCCGTGATACGGACGCCGTTTTCGACGATACACTCCCCTTTGAAAACGACGCTCTCCTCGATGTAGATGGTGTCGGCGAGCTGCATCGTCACCCCGGCTTTCATCCACGCGGTCTTGATGCGGCGCTGCATGATGACGTCGGCGGCTTCGAGGTCGGCTCTTGAGTTGACCCCCTTGAAGTGCTCTTCGTCGATCAGCAGCGGCAGCACCTTGCGGTGCTCGTCGCGGGCCATCTCGATGATGTCGGTGAGGTAGTACTCCTTCTGCGCGTTGTGGTTGTTCAAGCGCGGCAGGCACTCGGCCAGGACGTCACGCTTGAAGCAGTAGACCCCGGCGTTGACGTGGGTGATGGCGAGCTCTTCGGGGGAGGCGTCTTTCTCCTCGACGATCCGTTCGACCCCGGCATCGGAGAGGACGACGCGGCCGTAGCCGCTGGGGTCCTCCAGGTCGAAAATCGACATGATGATGTCCGCGTCGGCTTTGAGGAAGCCCTGCAGCGCCTCGGCCGTGACAAGGGGCATGTCACCGTTAAGCACGAGTACTTTTTCGTGCTTCGGCTTGATCCCCATCAGGGCCCCGCCGGTCCCCGGGAACTGCGCGATATCCTGGACGGCGAAGGTGATCTCGTCGAACAGGGCGCCGATGGCCTCGATCACATCCTCTTTCTGGTGGGCGACGACGATGGTGACGTCATCGCTGATTGCCTTGGCGGCCTTGATGCTGTGGTAGAGCATCGGGCGTCCGCTGACGGGGTGCAGGACCTTGGCCGTCTGCGATTTCATCCGGCTCCCTTTGCCGGCGGCGAGAATGATAACGGAAAGAGGGTGTGTGTGCATGAAAAATAACCTGGTTAATGTCGTTTGAACGTAATTTTATCGAAATTATAGAGTAGCAGGGTGGTGATCGTTCCGAGCATCGCCCCGGCGACGACGTCGCTGGGGTAGTGGAAGAGCACGCCGATGCGTGAAAGCCCCACTATCAGGGCCCCGACAAAGAAGGCCGGGGCGAAGCGCGGCGCGATCAGGGCGAGTGCCGTGGCGACGGCAAAGGCCGTCGTCGTATGCCCCGAGGGGAAGCCGTGCAGCCCGTAGGCGCTGGGGGCGGCAAACCACTCGAACCCGTAGCGGTTCTCGTCATAAAGCATCCAGGGACGCGCCTTTCCAAAGAACAGTTTCAGGGGGATCACGGCCAGGCCGCTGGCGGCGACGGCGGCGAAAAAGAAACGGACCCGGTCCGCCCAGTAGCGGTTGCCGGTTTTGTAGCGCAGGTAGAACCAGAGCAGCAGTGCGCCGACGAGCCACCAGGTGATGACGCCCAGTTCGCTGATCGTGGCGCAGAGCGGTTTGAGCCAGGTGTCGCGGCGTTCGTAGGCCCACTGCGAAGCCGCGATGTCGAGCGGCCCGTAAAAGAGGATGATCAGGGCGGTCCCGACCGCGAAGAGAACAAGTATCAGCGTTTTGAGGTTCATTGGGCTCCTTTGAAACCGCGGCACCAGGTGAGCGTCACGGTATTGACCTTGCGGCCGTTCAGGTTAAGGTCGAAGGTCTCCGCCTGCTCGGCGGATTCGCACCGCATGGCGGGGGTGATCCCTTTTTTGAAATCGTGCGTCGTGATAAAGAGCAGGTCCTTGCCCTCGGGCGTCTCCGGCTGCCAGAGGTCGAACTGGTCGAAGCGGTTGTCGACGAGGTAGGTGTCGATACCGTAGGGACGGCCGTAGTAGAGCGCACGCGACGCGAGCGACCAGTTGGTCACGGCTGCCGCCTGGCGTGTAGGGTCCGTGATTTGTCCGGCGGCGCGGCGCATGATGGTGTCCCATCCGTAGAGGTCGCGGTGCAGGGACTTGTAGTCGGGCAGGGGGATGAACGGTGTGCGAAGCTCGGCGTAGAGCACGAGCACGAGGACGCCGGAAACCGTCACGGCACCTCGGGCATAGCGCTGCCATCCCCGGCGCTTTTGCAGCAGCATCGCCGTCCCGATGGGAACGAAGAGCATATAAAAGAGCGCCGTCCAGTGGGGCAGTGCCCGGGCGAAGAAGCTGTTGTAGGTGAAAAAGGCCATCAGCGTGAGGCCGAAGATGCCCGAGAGGAAAAGCGGGGCGTTCTGCGGTGTCTTCAATGCGCGGTAGAGCCCGTAGAACGCCAGCGGGAAGAGAAACGGGCTGTAGGCGCCGAACTGCGCGCCCAGCGACTGGGCGAAGGCGTTGAAGCTGATCCCGCCGGAACCCGCGACATGCGCGCTCTGGTAGGCGAAGCTGATCCAGCCGTTCTGGATGTTCCAGAGCAGTACCGGGCTGACGACAACCGCGGCGAGCAGCACGGCGGGCAGAAGCTTCGGTGTCAGAAAGAGGTCCCAGCGGCGGCGGTAGGCAAAGTAGAGCAGCAGGGCAACGACGAAAAGGACGGCCGTATACTTGGAGAGCCCGGAGAGTCCCAGCAGAAGTCCCAGCAGCAGCCAGTCGCCCGGGCGGTTGTCCTCCTCGATCCGCAGCGCTATGATCATTACGGGGATCGCGAACAAAAAGAGCAGGGTGTCGGGCATCAGCATCATAAAAAGCGCGTTGAAGAGAAAAGAGGCGTTGAGGGCCAGCGCTCCCCACAGTGCGAGCCGTCCGGAATCAAAAATGCGCAGCAGCCAGAAATAGAGCAGCGCCGTCGCGGCGGCGCCGATAAGGACCGCCGGCACCCTCGCGGCGAATTCGTTGACGCCCAGCAGCGCGGTAAAGAGCCACTCGGTCCACCCCACCAGCGGCGGGTGGTCGAAATAGCTCAGCGCGGGGTAGAGGCCGTAGAGGACGTAGTGCGCCTCGTCGACACCGAGGCCGAAATGGCCTATGACGGCCAGCCGCAGCAGGGTAAAAAGGGCGATGAGGGCCCAAAGGGGGCTATGTGCGCGCAGAAGCTTCACCGGGACCGTCCGTCTCAGGCGAGGGCGTCCAGCTTCGGCTTGAGGGTCTCGAAAACCCACTCGGGGGTGATCACCTTGATACACTGGTTGTCGCTGCAGGGGGTCTTGCGGTGGTTGGCGGCGCTGACGCAGGGGCTGCAGGCCATGCCGGCAAAAATCGGGGTCGTCGGTCCGAGGGAGCCGTAGAGTGCCGGGGTCTCCGGGCCGAAGATGACGAAGGTGTGCATGTCGGTAATAGAGGCGAAGTGGGCCGGGCCGGAGTCGTTGGTCAGCATGAAGGCGCAGACGCTGTAGAGGTGCGGCAATTGCAGGAACTTGACGCCGCCGGCGAAGTTGATACAGCGTGGGTCATTGACGCAGTCCGCGAGGGCCTGTGCCCCGTCAAACTCGGCGGGTGCACCGGTCAGCAGGACGATCGCCTTGTCGTTGTAGGCAAGGACCTTCTTGATCACCTCGCAGTAGTTCTCACGGTCCCAGCGGCGCTGCGGCAGCAGGTCGGAGGCGTTGGAGTTGACGAGAATGACGGGGTTCGTCTCCGGGTCGAAACCGGCGTACTTCTCGGCGATGATCTCGAGGACTTCGCGTTTCTGCGTCTCCGTCACCTCCGTTTTGGCAATGGCGATCTCGCTGTCGTCGATGATGCGCTTGGTGAAGGGGAGCTGCTGTTCGCTGCTCATGAGCGCGTCGACGAGGGCGACGAAGTTCTTGGCGATGTGCTGGTGCGGGTTGTAGGCGACCTTGTGGGTCAGGAAGTCGCCGCGGTAGAGCCCCTCGTTGTGGAAGCTGTGGAAACCGACGCGGTTCGTCGCCCCGGAAAAGCCGGTCATCAGCGCGGTAAAGCGGGAGAAGAGCTCCAGGTCGATGACGGAGTCGATCTGCTTCTCGCGGCACCATTTGAAAAACTTCAGCGTTGAGAGGGCCAGCGGGACCATGCCGCCTTCGTCGATGGTGAAGATGTTCTCCTCTTTGACGGTGTTCAGCAGCTGCAGGGAGACCTTGTTCTTGCTGAAGATGACAAAGTAGAGTTCGCCGTCGATCTGTGACTGCAGTTTGCGCATCGCCGGGTCGACGAGGATGGCGCTGCCCATCTCCGAGAGTTCTACGAGCAGGACGTTCCGGGGTTTCTGGCAGGGGGCGGAGCGAAAGAGCCCCGCCGTTTTCGTCAGCAGTGTACCCAGAAAGGTGAGAGGGATGCCCGCATAGCGGTCGATGGCACGCATCGTATCGACATTCATGCATTTTCCTTTAGTGAAGTGGTGTGTTTGGCACGGTTCCAGAACCACGCCCCCGGCAACGCCGTGAGAATGAGCAGGATCCCGTAGAGGATGGAGATGGCGAGGATCTTCGCTTTCGCGAGCCCTACGAGCATCAGGATCCCGACCATGGCGCCTTCGCGGACCCCCCAGCCGGCGAGGGAGATCGGCACGATGGTGAGCAGGAAGACCGGCGGGACGGCGACGAGGAAGATCCCCAGGCCCGTCCAGACGTCGACGCTAAGCGCGAGGAAATAGATCGCGATGACCGTAAAGAGATGGACGACGACCGAGATGCCGATATGCTTGAGCAGCAGCATCCTGGAGTGGTAGAGCCGCGCCATCCGCAGGCCCAGCCGGTGGAAGAGGTCAAGCCCCTTGAGGTTGGCGAGGAAGGTGAACTTGTCGAGGTTCAGCATCAGGATGAAGCCCGCGATCCCGCCGAGGGTGATCAGGTTGATCAGGTTGAAGAGCCACTGCGGGAAGGTGCCGTAGAAAAGCAGGTTGGAGACGAGGTTCAGCACGAGCAGTCCTACGAGGCCGACGACCCGGTCGACGAAGATGCCGTAGAAGGCATCCTTTTTCTCATACCCTTTTTGGACGAGGTCGATCATCCGCGTCGCGTCACCGCCGATACTGCCGGGCAGCACCTGGTTGAAAAAGGTGCCTTTGAAGTAGCTCTGTACATAGAAAGAGACCCTCTCTTTGAACCCGAGCTCCTTCATGATGAGCCGCCAGCGGTAGGCGGCAAGGAAGGTGCTCGCCATCTGCGCGGCAAAGGCGATCAGGATATAGCCGCCGTGGGATTTGGCGAGGATCGCAATGAGCTGGCCCACGTCGATGAAGGTGAGCAGAAAGTAGAAAATGACGACGGTAACGACGAACTTGACGGCGGTTTTGAGGTGTTCCATCGACATCCTTTGCAAAAGTGTGCTAATTTTAACCAAAGATGCGTAAAGGCCCGTTTAGCGGCTGAGCGAAACCTGGTAGAGGTAGTAGGTCTTGGTGCGTTTCAGGCCCCGCTGAACAGTAAGGGTGTCGAGCAGCACGACGTTTTCGAAGCGCTCTGCAAGCACCGCCGATTTGTCCTCGGGGGCGAGGTAGAGCCCCTCGCCGTAGGGGGTGCCGTCGTCCCACATGTCATACTGGCTGTAGCGGGTCGGCGTCGGGATGCGCACGGGGGCGTGGTCAGGCGTGTAGTAGGTGACCAGGGCCGCAATGGCCAGGTGGTTGGCGTAGAGGGCGTCGCCCGCGTTGCGGTGGCGTTCGAGCATGGCGACGGCCTCCTTGTTGCCGTACATCCTGTCCTGCACGACGGGCAGCCAGAAGAGCAGGCCGGCGCGGGCGACGAGGCTCAGCGTGAGGGCGACGGCGAGCCCCGCATAGAAGGTGCGTTTCATCCCGCGTACCGAGAGGATGTAGGCGGTCAGCACCGTCGCGCTGATATAGGCGGGGGCGGTGTAGTTGAGCTCGATATGCGTGTGCAGCGATTTATAGAGGAAAAAGAGCAGCGGGGTCACGGTCATCAGGGCCAGGAAGAAGAGGGCGTCGTTTTGGGCGAAGAGCTTCTCCTTCCCCAGGAAATAGAAGAGTACGCCGGCAAAGACCGGGGTGAACACGGCGAACTGCGAACCGATCAGTTCGCCGGCCCAGTTCCACATGAGATGGTCTTTCTCCCCGCCGTGGTGCAGCTGGAAGAGGAAACTGATCCAGTCGTGCTCGTAGTTCCACCACAGCATCGGGGAGACGACAATGAGGGCGACCCCGATGGCCATCCAGGTGCGCCAGGAGGCGAAAAGGTCCCGCCGGCACAGGAGCATAAAGAGCAGCAGCGCCATCAGGTAGAGGACCGAGGTGTATTTGCTCAGCATCATCGCCCCGATGAAGAGCCCCGTCAGGAAAAAGTCCGACGTCCGTCCCCGGGTAATGACCCGGTAGGTGGACCAGAGGGCCAGGGACCAGAAGAGGATCAGCGGCGAGTCGGTCGTCATGATCGTATAGCCCGCATGTACAAGGACGACGGAGGTGAAGATCAATACGCCCCAAAGCCCCGTGCGGGCGTCGCGCAGCTCCTCGAGCAGCCGGAAGATGACCCACCCGGCGACGCTCATCGCCAGGACGTTGCCCAGCCGCACGCCCCATTCGGCTTCGCTGACAAGGTCGGTGAGGGCGATGAGGAAGGCGATCATCGGGGGGTGGTCGTAGTAGCTGGCCTGCAGATTATGGCTCCAGAGCCAGTAGTAGGCTTCGTCGCCGTGCAGGGGCAAAAAAGCGTTGTATACGGTCGCGAAAAGGCCCGAAAGCAGCAAAATGAGCAGGGCGGTCTGGCGATAGGTTCGGATCATAAGGGGACTTTTTGGGTGCCATTATACTCTATGCCTGTGAAACGGCTATAATGCGCTGTATGAATAAAAAGATACTCTGCATTCCGGCGGCCGCGTGGGGAGCGATGGCCGTCACTGCACTGCTCCTTTACCTTTTCCCGCAGATCGACATTGCCGTCAGCAGCCTCTTTTACACCCCTGGCGAGGGGTTTGAACAGGGCGGCACCATATGGGAACGTTTTGTATACCAGTCTGTGGGTGTTGTCCTTGTCG is from Sulfurimonas sp. HSL-1656 and encodes:
- the coaBC gene encoding bifunctional phosphopantothenoylcysteine decarboxylase/phosphopantothenate--cysteine ligase CoaBC, whose amino-acid sequence is MTIPSDLLAGKRILLGVSGSIAAYKALELVRLYVKAGAEVKVVMTDAAKKFVTPLSFETLSRNEVLHSGNESWVSRHNHIQSTEDADLMVIAPASANTIAKLANAIADNLLLQCALAFPGVKLLAPSANTNMIKHPITQANLKMLGVANYEIVRTQTKELACQTTGDGAMAEPLELFWQSARLLLKNDFWSHRRVIVTGGGTVERLDDVRYLSNFSSGKMASALATALYLRGADVNLIATRFDDGLPESMHTLDVEGSEEMAEYLTDSIRVAKKGMMSKPSLITDEPIHLIQKTPYLFMAAAVSDYVPAHPQQGKLKKEALGIAWSPELVQNRDLIGSVDKEGIKSVAFKAEFDESSALENAKKALSSKNVDAVCLNVLTASQGFGSDDNAITFISGQGEKVLPRCGKLALSLQLLDEAEGL
- the glmU gene encoding bifunctional UDP-N-acetylglucosamine diphosphorylase/glucosamine-1-phosphate N-acetyltransferase GlmU, whose product is MHTHPLSVIILAAGKGSRMKSQTAKVLHPVSGRPMLYHSIKAAKAISDDVTIVVAHQKEDVIEAIGALFDEITFAVQDIAQFPGTGGALMGIKPKHEKVLVLNGDMPLVTAEALQGFLKADADIIMSIFDLEDPSGYGRVVLSDAGVERIVEEKDASPEELAITHVNAGVYCFKRDVLAECLPRLNNHNAQKEYYLTDIIEMARDEHRKVLPLLIDEEHFKGVNSRADLEAADVIMQRRIKTAWMKAGVTMQLADTIYIEESVVFKGECIVENGVRITGSSRIEHSRIKAHSVVEDSLMVDSDCGPMAHLRPGSELYGTHIGNFVETKKATLRGVKAGHLSYLGDAEIDEGTNIGAGTITCNYDGKAKYKTKIGKNVFVGSDTQIVAPCEIEDDVMIAAGTTVTGTKIDSGVLVVSRTPMKIVKNFYHKFFGKAKS
- a CDS encoding phosphatase PAP2 family protein produces the protein MNLKTLILVLFAVGTALIILFYGPLDIAASQWAYERRDTWLKPLCATISELGVITWWLVGALLLWFYLRYKTGNRYWADRVRFFFAAVAASGLAVIPLKLFFGKARPWMLYDENRYGFEWFAAPSAYGLHGFPSGHTTTAFAVATALALIAPRFAPAFFVGALIVGLSRIGVLFHYPSDVVAGAMLGTITTLLLYNFDKITFKRH
- a CDS encoding glycosyltransferase family 39 protein, which gives rise to MKLLRAHSPLWALIALFTLLRLAVIGHFGLGVDEAHYVLYGLYPALSYFDHPPLVGWTEWLFTALLGVNEFAARVPAVLIGAAATALLYFWLLRIFDSGRLALWGALALNASFLFNALFMMLMPDTLLFLFAIPVMIIALRIEEDNRPGDWLLLGLLLGLSGLSKYTAVLFVVALLLYFAYRRRWDLFLTPKLLPAVLLAAVVVSPVLLWNIQNGWISFAYQSAHVAGSGGISFNAFAQSLGAQFGAYSPFLFPLAFYGLYRALKTPQNAPLFLSGIFGLTLMAFFTYNSFFARALPHWTALFYMLFVPIGTAMLLQKRRGWQRYARGAVTVSGVLVLVLYAELRTPFIPLPDYKSLHRDLYGWDTIMRRAAGQITDPTRQAAAVTNWSLASRALYYGRPYGIDTYLVDNRFDQFDLWQPETPEGKDLLFITTHDFKKGITPAMRCESAEQAETFDLNLNGRKVNTVTLTWCRGFKGAQ
- a CDS encoding glycosyltransferase family 9 protein, whose amino-acid sequence is MNVDTMRAIDRYAGIPLTFLGTLLTKTAGLFRSAPCQKPRNVLLVELSEMGSAILVDPAMRKLQSQIDGELYFVIFSKNKVSLQLLNTVKEENIFTIDEGGMVPLALSTLKFFKWCREKQIDSVIDLELFSRFTALMTGFSGATNRVGFHSFHNEGLYRGDFLTHKVAYNPHQHIAKNFVALVDALMSSEQQLPFTKRIIDDSEIAIAKTEVTETQKREVLEIIAEKYAGFDPETNPVILVNSNASDLLPQRRWDRENYCEVIKKVLAYNDKAIVLLTGAPAEFDGAQALADCVNDPRCINFAGGVKFLQLPHLYSVCAFMLTNDSGPAHFASITDMHTFVIFGPETPALYGSLGPTTPIFAGMACSPCVSAANHRKTPCSDNQCIKVITPEWVFETLKPKLDALA
- a CDS encoding lysylphosphatidylglycerol synthase transmembrane domain-containing protein, which gives rise to MEHLKTAVKFVVTVVIFYFLLTFIDVGQLIAILAKSHGGYILIAFAAQMASTFLAAYRWRLIMKELGFKERVSFYVQSYFKGTFFNQVLPGSIGGDATRMIDLVQKGYEKKDAFYGIFVDRVVGLVGLLVLNLVSNLLFYGTFPQWLFNLINLITLGGIAGFILMLNLDKFTFLANLKGLDLFHRLGLRMARLYHSRMLLLKHIGISVVVHLFTVIAIYFLALSVDVWTGLGIFLVAVPPVFLLTIVPISLAGWGVREGAMVGILMLVGLAKAKILAISILYGILLILTALPGAWFWNRAKHTTSLKENA
- a CDS encoding glycosyltransferase family 39 protein, whose product is MIRTYRQTALLILLLSGLFATVYNAFLPLHGDEAYYWLWSHNLQASYYDHPPMIAFLIALTDLVSEAEWGVRLGNVLAMSVAGWVIFRLLEELRDARTGLWGVLIFTSVVLVHAGYTIMTTDSPLILFWSLALWSTYRVITRGRTSDFFLTGLFIGAMMLSKYTSVLYLMALLLFMLLCRRDLFASWRTWMAIGVALIVVSPMLWWNYEHDWISFLFQLHHGGEKDHLMWNWAGELIGSQFAVFTPVFAGVLFYFLGKEKLFAQNDALFFLALMTVTPLLFFLYKSLHTHIELNYTAPAYISATVLTAYILSVRGMKRTFYAGLAVALTLSLVARAGLLFWLPVVQDRMYGNKEAVAMLERHRNAGDALYANHLAIAALVTYYTPDHAPVRIPTPTRYSQYDMWDDGTPYGEGLYLAPEDKSAVLAERFENVVLLDTLTVQRGLKRTKTYYLYQVSLSR